The Streptococcus oralis Uo5 genome includes a window with the following:
- a CDS encoding proline--tRNA ligase: MKQSKMLIPTLREMPSDAQVISHALMLRAGYVRQVSAGVYSYLPLANRVIEKAKNIMRQEFDKIGAVEMLAPALLSADLWRESGRYETYGEDLYKLKNREKSDFILGPTHEETFTAIVRDSVKSYKQLPLNLYQIQPKYRDEKRPRNGLLRTREFIMKDGYSFHANYDSLDVTYDEYKAAYERIFTRSGLDFKAIIGDGGAMGGKDSQEFMAITPARTDLDRWVVLDKSVASFDEIPAEVQEEIKAELLKWMVSGEDTIAYSSESSYAANLEMATNEYKPSNRVVAEEEVTRVETPGVKSIDEVAAFLNVPEEQTIKTLFYMADGELVAALLVGNDQLNEVKLKNHLGADFFDVASEEEVANVISAGFGSLGPVGLPENVKIIADRKVQDVRNAVVGANEDGYHLTGVNPGRDFTAEYVDIREVREGEISPDGQGVLNFARGIEIGHIFKLGTRYSASMGADVLDENGRAVPIIMGCYGIGVSRLLSAVMEQHARLFVNKTPKGEYRYAWGVNFPKELAPFDVHLITVNVKDEEAQALTEKLEASLMGAGYEVLTDDRNERVGVKFSDSDLIGLPIRITVGKKAADGIVEVKIKATGDTIEVHADNLLETLEILSKK, encoded by the coding sequence ATGAAACAAAGTAAAATGCTAATCCCAACGCTTCGCGAAATGCCAAGCGATGCTCAAGTTATCAGCCACGCCCTTATGTTGCGTGCTGGTTATGTTCGTCAAGTTTCTGCTGGTGTTTATTCTTACCTGCCACTTGCTAACCGTGTGATTGAAAAGGCTAAGAATATTATGCGCCAAGAGTTTGATAAGATTGGTGCGGTGGAGATGTTGGCTCCTGCACTTCTCAGTGCTGATCTTTGGCGTGAATCAGGTCGTTATGAAACCTATGGTGAAGACCTTTATAAACTGAAAAACCGTGAAAAGTCAGACTTTATCTTAGGTCCGACACACGAAGAAACTTTTACAGCTATTGTTCGTGACTCTGTGAAATCTTACAAGCAATTGCCACTCAACCTTTACCAAATCCAACCGAAATACCGTGATGAAAAACGTCCACGTAACGGACTTCTCCGTACGCGTGAATTTATCATGAAAGACGGCTATAGTTTCCATGCTAATTACGATAGTTTGGATGTGACTTATGACGAGTACAAGGCGGCCTATGAACGTATTTTCACTCGTAGTGGCTTGGACTTCAAGGCCATCATTGGTGATGGTGGCGCTATGGGTGGTAAGGATAGCCAAGAATTTATGGCCATTACACCAGCCCGTACAGACCTTGATCGCTGGGTTGTCTTAGACAAGTCAGTTGCCTCATTTGATGAAATTCCTGCAGAAGTACAAGAAGAAATCAAGGCAGAATTGCTCAAATGGATGGTTTCTGGTGAAGACACTATTGCCTACTCAAGTGAGTCTAGCTATGCGGCTAACTTAGAAATGGCAACAAACGAGTACAAACCAAGTAACCGTGTCGTTGCGGAAGAAGAAGTGACTCGCGTCGAAACTCCAGGTGTTAAATCCATCGATGAAGTGGCAGCCTTCCTCAACGTTCCAGAAGAACAAACAATCAAAACCCTCTTCTACATGGCAGATGGTGAGCTTGTTGCAGCCCTTCTAGTTGGAAATGACCAACTCAATGAAGTCAAGTTGAAGAACCACTTGGGAGCAGATTTCTTTGATGTTGCGAGCGAGGAAGAAGTAGCAAATGTTATCTCAGCTGGCTTTGGTTCGCTTGGCCCAGTTGGTTTGCCAGAAAATGTGAAAATCATTGCAGACCGTAAGGTGCAAGATGTTCGTAATGCTGTTGTGGGGGCTAACGAAGATGGCTACCACTTGACGGGTGTGAACCCAGGTCGTGACTTTACTGCAGAATACGTAGATATTCGCGAAGTTCGTGAGGGTGAAATTTCACCAGACGGACAAGGTGTTCTTAACTTTGCCCGTGGTATCGAGATTGGTCATATTTTCAAACTCGGAACTCGCTACTCAGCAAGCATGGGTGCAGATGTTTTGGATGAAAATGGTCGTGCTGTGCCAATTATCATGGGATGTTACGGTATCGGTGTTAGCCGTCTTCTCTCGGCAGTTATGGAACAACACGCTCGCCTCTTTGTCAACAAAACGCCTAAAGGGGAATACCGTTATGCTTGGGGAGTTAACTTCCCTAAAGAATTGGCACCATTTGATGTGCACCTGATCACTGTCAATGTCAAAGACGAAGAAGCGCAAGCCTTAACAGAAAAACTTGAAGCAAGCTTGATGGGAGCTGGTTACGAAGTCTTGACAGACGACCGTAACGAACGTGTCGGGGTTAAATTTAGCGATAGCGACTTGATTGGGTTGCCAATCCGTATCACTGTCGGGAAAAAAGCAGCTGATGGCATCGTAGAAGTTAAGATTAAGGCGACTGGTGACACCATCGAAGTTCATGCAGACAAC
- a CDS encoding ABC transporter permease, with amino-acid sequence MLALLKRNFILYFRNRSGVFFSLLGALISFLLYIIFLQKNLTDSWSQLPNSTNLLNNWLMGGTLAVTGMTTSFTALKQMVQDRENQVDQDLFLTDLGNWGLQASYLISSIVISFVMQVFMYAVMSFYFKESPVISHLPEIALIMLLSSLLSSLVNVLLIYRFQSVDSLGKLATIVGTASGFLVGTYIPIGVLPDSAQLFMKCTPATYIASLYRQVLMKEQLETAFSGNNSLLQEFQEKMGIQINWQELLTKEETYFIVVIISLVAILLWMLFVKVFSKRK; translated from the coding sequence ATGTTAGCTTTATTGAAACGGAATTTTATCTTATATTTTCGTAATCGTTCGGGGGTATTTTTCTCATTATTGGGGGCATTGATTTCCTTCCTCCTTTATATCATTTTTTTGCAGAAGAATTTGACGGACTCTTGGTCCCAACTCCCTAATAGTACGAACCTTTTGAATAACTGGCTGATGGGTGGGACGTTGGCTGTGACTGGGATGACAACCAGTTTTACGGCTCTTAAACAAATGGTACAGGATCGCGAAAATCAAGTGGATCAAGATCTTTTCTTGACAGATTTAGGTAACTGGGGCTTACAGGCGTCCTATCTAATCAGTAGTATTGTCATTTCTTTTGTCATGCAGGTGTTTATGTATGCTGTTATGAGTTTTTATTTTAAAGAGAGCCCAGTTATCAGTCATTTACCGGAAATCGCTTTGATTATGCTGTTAAGCAGTCTGCTTTCAAGTTTGGTAAATGTTCTCTTGATTTACCGTTTTCAATCTGTAGATAGCCTTGGTAAACTGGCAACGATAGTGGGAACTGCCTCTGGATTTTTAGTAGGGACTTATATCCCCATTGGAGTATTACCTGATTCTGCACAGCTTTTCATGAAATGTACCCCTGCAACTTATATTGCTTCTCTCTATCGACAAGTCTTGATGAAAGAGCAGTTAGAGACCGCATTTTCAGGAAATAACAGTCTGTTACAGGAATTTCAAGAAAAAATGGGAATCCAAATCAACTGGCAAGAACTATTGACAAAGGAAGAAACATACTTTATAGTAGTTATTATCAGTCTCGTCGCTATTCTTCTTTGGATGTTATTTGTTAAAGTGTTTAGCAAGAGAAAATAA
- a CDS encoding DUF3021 domain-containing protein, translating to MKRLIAYFVSGMRTASFVYLSLVLLAQFYSGITYPAPTTKNILALFLMSGIMGVLTLILERLEFLAYSMRVGVHLLATATILVLTYLFFGWGSALLSPLLWFFFLLIYGLIWLYQIWQTHKLTQRINQALEDKRKKTNH from the coding sequence ATGAAGCGATTGATTGCTTATTTTGTATCAGGAATGCGTACGGCCTCCTTTGTTTATTTGAGTTTGGTGTTATTGGCTCAGTTTTATTCAGGTATTACCTATCCCGCACCAACGACAAAAAATATTCTAGCTTTGTTTTTGATGAGTGGAATTATGGGGGTATTGACCTTAATCCTTGAAAGGCTAGAGTTTCTTGCTTATAGTATGCGTGTGGGAGTTCATTTATTAGCGACAGCTACTATTTTAGTATTGACCTACTTATTTTTTGGCTGGGGTTCAGCATTGTTGAGTCCCTTGCTTTGGTTCTTTTTCTTATTAATTTATGGACTGATATGGTTGTACCAGATCTGGCAAACTCACAAACTAACCCAACGAATTAATCAAGCCTTAGAAGATAAAAGAAAGAAAACGAATCACTAA
- the ruvB gene encoding Holliday junction branch migration DNA helicase RuvB, whose protein sequence is MSRILDNEIMGDEELVERTLRPKYLREYIGQDKVKDQLQIFIEAAKMRDEALDHVLLFGPPGLGKTTMAFVIANELGVNLKQTSGPVIEKAGDLVAILNDLEPGDVLFIDEIHRLPMSVEEVLYSAMEDFYIDIMIGAGEGSRSVHLDLPPFTLIGATTRAGMLSNPLRARFGITGHMEYYAHNDLTEIVERTADIFEMEITHEAAAELALRSRGTPRIANRLLKRVRDFAQIMGNGVIDDVITDKALTMLDVDHEGLDYVDQKILRTMIEMYGGGPVGLGTLSVNIAEERETVEDMYEPYLIQKGFIMRTRSGRVATAKAYEHLGYEYNEK, encoded by the coding sequence ATGAGTAGAATTTTAGATAATGAAATCATGGGTGATGAGGAGTTGGTAGAACGTACCCTCCGTCCCAAATATTTACGTGAATATATCGGTCAGGACAAGGTCAAGGACCAGCTGCAAATCTTTATCGAAGCTGCTAAAATGCGTGATGAGGCGCTGGACCATGTACTCTTATTTGGGCCTCCAGGTTTGGGGAAAACGACCATGGCCTTTGTTATTGCCAATGAACTGGGAGTCAATCTCAAGCAAACGTCTGGTCCTGTCATTGAAAAAGCGGGTGACTTGGTAGCTATTTTGAATGATTTGGAGCCTGGAGATGTTCTCTTTATTGACGAGATTCATCGCCTGCCCATGTCGGTGGAAGAGGTGCTTTACAGTGCCATGGAGGACTTTTACATTGATATCATGATTGGGGCTGGAGAAGGCAGTCGTAGTGTTCATTTGGACTTGCCACCATTCACCTTGATTGGTGCGACAACCCGAGCCGGTATGCTTTCAAATCCTCTGCGAGCACGTTTTGGGATTACAGGTCATATGGAATACTATGCCCATAATGATTTGACGGAAATTGTTGAGCGGACAGCAGATATTTTTGAGATGGAAATCACTCATGAGGCAGCTGCCGAGCTGGCCTTACGCAGTCGTGGAACTCCTCGTATCGCCAATCGTCTCCTCAAGCGCGTGCGCGACTTTGCCCAGATTATGGGAAATGGGGTTATCGATGATGTCATTACCGATAAGGCTTTGACCATGTTAGATGTAGACCATGAAGGTTTGGACTATGTGGACCAAAAAATCCTTCGCACCATGATTGAGATGTATGGTGGTGGTCCTGTAGGACTGGGAACCCTTTCTGTTAATATAGCAGAAGAACGCGAGACGGTCGAAGATATGTACGAACCTTACCTCATCCAGAAAGGATTTATCATGCGAACTCGTTCTGGACGGGTGGCGACAGCTAAGGCATATGAGCATTTAGGGTATGAATACAATGAAAAATAA
- a CDS encoding LytTR family DNA-binding domain-containing protein, protein MKIRFEMKTEFSEKDPHILIQAAQLTDQAREVMEYLEQFSTTNQVVIPIRTDDHLVMVKIEDLILADIDKNLLTIYTVDGIYKTKETLTNFQNRVNRRNFIQISRHSVINIDHLESLSDSFSGNMMAKMTRGLKSSVSRKYVKSLMDYLGL, encoded by the coding sequence ATGAAGATTCGTTTTGAAATGAAGACAGAGTTTTCAGAAAAAGACCCACACATTTTAATTCAGGCAGCTCAGTTAACCGATCAAGCAAGAGAAGTCATGGAGTATTTAGAACAATTTTCAACGACTAATCAGGTGGTCATTCCTATTCGAACGGATGATCATCTGGTTATGGTGAAAATTGAGGATCTTATTCTAGCAGATATTGATAAGAATTTGTTGACCATTTATACGGTAGATGGGATTTATAAAACTAAGGAAACATTGACAAACTTTCAGAATCGGGTTAACCGGCGTAATTTCATACAGATATCACGTCATTCAGTTATAAACATTGACCATTTAGAGTCATTATCGGATAGCTTTTCAGGGAACATGATGGCTAAGATGACTCGGGGTCTCAAATCGAGTGTGAGTCGGAAATACGTTAAGTCCTTAATGGATTATCTAGGTTTATAG
- the rseP gene encoding RIP metalloprotease RseP gives MIGLLTFILVFGIIVVVHEFGHFYFAKKSGILVREFAIGMGPKIFSHIGKDGTAYTIRILPLGGYVRMAGWGDDATEIKTGTPVSLTLADDGKVKRINLSGKKLDQTALPMQVTQFDFEDKLFIKGLVLEEEKTFTVDHDATVVEEDGTEVRIAPLDVQYQNASIWGKLITNFAGPMNNFILGVVVFWILIFLQGGVRDTQTNLFHVMPEGALAKVGVAETAQITKVGSHEVKNWQDLTQAVEADTKDKTAPTLDVTISENGSEKQVTVTPEENQGRYILGVQPGVKSDFLSMFVGGFTTAADSGLRILSALKNLIFHPDLNKLGGPVAIFKASSDAAKNGLENVLYFLAMISINIGIFNLIPIPALDGGKIVLNILEAIRRKPLKQEIETYVTMAGVVIMVVLMLAVTWNDIMRLFF, from the coding sequence ATGATTGGATTGCTAACCTTTATCCTCGTTTTTGGGATTATTGTGGTGGTGCATGAGTTTGGACATTTTTATTTTGCCAAGAAATCAGGCATTCTAGTTCGTGAATTTGCCATTGGTATGGGGCCCAAGATTTTTTCCCATATCGGTAAGGATGGCACTGCTTATACCATTCGAATCCTTCCTCTAGGAGGCTATGTTCGTATGGCAGGCTGGGGTGATGATGCGACAGAAATCAAGACAGGAACTCCAGTCAGTTTAACACTTGCTGATGATGGTAAGGTCAAACGGATCAACCTCTCAGGGAAGAAACTGGATCAAACGGCTCTTCCTATGCAGGTAACCCAGTTTGACTTTGAAGACAAGCTCTTTATCAAGGGGTTGGTCCTGGAAGAAGAAAAGACTTTTACAGTGGATCATGATGCAACGGTTGTTGAAGAAGACGGAACCGAAGTGCGCATCGCTCCTTTGGATGTACAGTATCAAAATGCTTCTATCTGGGGCAAACTCATCACCAACTTTGCAGGTCCTATGAATAACTTTATCTTAGGTGTTGTTGTTTTTTGGATCTTGATCTTTTTGCAGGGCGGTGTTAGAGATACTCAGACCAATCTCTTTCATGTCATGCCAGAAGGAGCTTTGGCTAAGGTGGGCGTAGCTGAGACAGCTCAAATCACCAAGGTCGGCTCGCATGAGGTTAAGAATTGGCAAGACTTGACCCAGGCTGTGGAAGCAGATACCAAGGACAAGACTGCCCCGACCTTAGATGTGACCATTTCTGAAAATGGTAGCGAAAAACAAGTCACTGTGACTCCAGAAGAAAATCAAGGACGCTATATTCTCGGAGTTCAACCGGGGGTCAAGTCAGACTTTCTATCCATGTTTGTTGGTGGATTTACGACAGCTGCTGACTCTGGGCTCCGCATCCTTTCGGCTCTGAAAAACTTGATTTTCCATCCAGATTTGAACAAACTCGGTGGTCCCGTTGCCATTTTTAAGGCAAGTAGCGATGCTGCTAAAAATGGTCTTGAGAATGTCCTCTATTTCCTAGCTATGATTTCCATCAATATCGGGATTTTTAACTTGATTCCGATTCCGGCTTTGGATGGTGGAAAGATTGTGCTCAATATCCTAGAGGCTATCCGCCGGAAACCCCTTAAACAAGAAATTGAAACCTATGTCACCATGGCTGGTGTAGTTATCATGGTTGTCTTGATGCTAGCTGTGACCTGGAATGACATTATGCGACTCTTCTTTTAG
- a CDS encoding GNAT family N-acetyltransferase, producing the protein MPVNEYGQIIGESMEGYTPGELPSIDFLEGRYARIEALSLEKHAEDLLAVYGPGTPREMWTYLFQEPVADMEELVTVLNQMLARKDRFYYAIVDKATGKALGTFSLMRIDQNNRVIEVGAVTFSPELRGTRIGTEAQYLLARYVFEEINYRRYEWKCDALNLPSRRAAERLGFVYEGTFRQAVVYKGRTRDTDWLSMIDKDWPQVKARLEAWLAPENFDKDGRQYKSLREL; encoded by the coding sequence ATGCCAGTAAATGAATATGGTCAGATAATTGGTGAGTCAATGGAAGGTTATACTCCAGGAGAATTGCCTTCCATTGATTTCTTAGAAGGGCGCTACGCTCGAATAGAGGCTCTTTCGCTGGAAAAGCATGCGGAGGATTTATTAGCTGTTTATGGTCCAGGTACTCCTCGGGAGATGTGGACCTACCTCTTTCAGGAACCAGTGGCAGATATGGAGGAACTGGTTACCGTCTTAAATCAGATGTTGGCTCGTAAGGATCGCTTTTACTATGCGATTGTAGACAAGGCAACTGGTAAGGCCTTGGGAACTTTTTCTCTCATGCGCATTGATCAGAATAACCGAGTAATAGAAGTGGGTGCTGTCACTTTTTCTCCAGAACTCAGGGGAACACGTATAGGGACAGAAGCCCAGTATCTCCTGGCACGGTATGTTTTTGAGGAGATTAACTATCGTCGCTATGAGTGGAAATGCGATGCTCTCAATCTCCCATCCAGACGAGCTGCGGAGCGTTTGGGCTTTGTCTATGAAGGAACCTTCCGCCAGGCAGTCGTTTATAAGGGACGTACACGGGATACGGATTGGCTCTCTATGATTGATAAGGACTGGCCTCAAGTTAAAGCTCGTTTGGAAGCATGGCTGGCTCCTGAAAACTTTGATAAAGATGGACGGCAGTATAAGAGCTTGAGAGAGCTCTAA
- a CDS encoding GNAT family N-acetyltransferase: MISVRKQEVVKLEDVLHLYQAVGWTNYTHQPQMLEKALCHSLAIYLARDGDAVVGLVRLVGDGFSSIFVQDLIVLPSYQRQGIGSDLMKEALGDYKDAYQVQLVTDQTDKNLGFYRSLGFETLSTYDCTGMIWVDRKR; this comes from the coding sequence ATGATTAGCGTGAGAAAGCAAGAAGTTGTCAAGTTAGAAGATGTTTTGCATCTCTATCAGGCAGTTGGATGGACAAATTATACACATCAACCTCAAATGTTGGAGAAGGCCTTGTGTCACTCATTAGCGATTTATTTGGCACGTGATGGAGATGCCGTGGTTGGCTTGGTCCGTTTGGTCGGAGATGGTTTTTCATCTATTTTTGTCCAGGATTTGATCGTTTTGCCTAGCTATCAGCGCCAAGGGATTGGTAGCGACTTGATGAAAGAGGCTTTAGGTGATTACAAAGATGCCTATCAAGTCCAACTGGTGACAGACCAAACAGATAAAAACTTGGGATTCTACCGTTCTCTGGGCTTTGAAACCCTATCTACTTATGATTGCACAGGGATGATTTGGGTGGATCGAAAAAGATAA
- a CDS encoding nucleotidyltransferase family protein — protein sequence MNTMKNKQEILDVFRENPDMMTILTIIRDLDLKDSWLAAGSVRNFIWNLLSDKSPFDRETDVDVIFFDPDVSYEETVSLENKLREDFPQYQWELKNQVYMHLHSPHTAPYTSSRDAMSKYPERCTAIGLRLHADATLELFAPYGLEDIFNFYVSPTPHFLDNEDRMKLYQERLSKKNWQEKWENLTFSKNLRKI from the coding sequence ATGAATACAATGAAAAATAAGCAAGAAATTCTAGACGTTTTTAGAGAAAATCCAGATATGATGACCATTCTGACCATCATTCGTGACCTTGATCTGAAAGATTCGTGGTTGGCAGCAGGTTCTGTCAGGAATTTCATCTGGAATCTCTTGTCAGACAAATCGCCTTTTGACCGTGAGACGGATGTGGATGTGATTTTCTTTGATCCAGATGTTTCTTATGAGGAAACAGTATCCCTAGAGAACAAGCTGAGAGAAGATTTCCCTCAGTATCAGTGGGAGTTGAAAAATCAGGTTTATATGCATCTACACAGTCCCCACACAGCGCCTTACACGAGTTCTCGTGATGCCATGAGTAAATATCCCGAGCGCTGTACAGCGATAGGGCTTCGCTTGCATGCCGACGCAACTTTAGAGCTCTTTGCGCCTTATGGTTTAGAGGATATTTTTAACTTTTACGTATCCCCAACTCCTCATTTCCTAGACAATGAGGACCGGATGAAGCTCTATCAAGAACGCCTGTCCAAGAAAAATTGGCAAGAAAAATGGGAAAATCTCACTTTTTCAAAAAACTTAAGAAAAATTTAA
- a CDS encoding ATP-binding cassette domain-containing protein yields the protein MILQAKHLTKRYGNHMAVDDIQLEFEKGSFNAILGPNGAGKSTTISMLIGLKKPTQGQIRYAPNTKIGVVFQASVLDEMLTVRENLTIRAQQYKEIAASRVDDLIHQLGLTAFQKQLYGTLSGGQKRRVDIARALLSRPDILFLDEPTTGLDIQTRKSIWDLLYRLQKDEGMTIILTTHYLDEADEADQIYIVDHGKVIAQGSATAIKSQYASNILKIRFKEMKALEKLLQAGMTVEEENELEYLFYPGTSQEAIEYLAKVREEIDSFEFRPGTMDDAFIALTGREVR from the coding sequence ATGATTTTACAAGCTAAACATTTGACTAAACGGTACGGCAATCATATGGCTGTCGATGATATTCAGTTAGAGTTTGAAAAAGGAAGTTTCAATGCTATTTTGGGACCCAATGGTGCAGGGAAATCAACCACTATTTCCATGTTAATCGGTTTGAAAAAGCCGACACAAGGTCAGATTCGATATGCGCCAAATACGAAAATCGGAGTGGTTTTTCAAGCTAGTGTACTGGATGAGATGTTGACGGTTAGGGAAAATCTCACGATTCGTGCTCAACAGTATAAGGAGATTGCAGCAAGTCGTGTGGATGATTTGATTCATCAACTGGGTTTGACTGCTTTCCAGAAACAACTCTATGGAACTTTGTCAGGTGGGCAAAAACGTCGGGTTGATATTGCGCGTGCTCTTCTTTCGCGACCAGATATTCTTTTCTTGGATGAACCAACGACAGGTCTTGATATTCAGACTCGCAAATCCATCTGGGATCTACTGTATCGACTACAAAAGGATGAAGGTATGACTATTATCTTAACGACACATTATCTGGATGAAGCAGATGAAGCGGATCAGATCTATATCGTTGATCATGGGAAAGTGATTGCGCAAGGTTCTGCGACTGCTATTAAAAGCCAGTATGCATCTAATATCCTAAAAATTCGTTTTAAGGAAATGAAGGCTCTAGAAAAATTGCTACAGGCTGGAATGACAGTAGAGGAAGAAAATGAGTTGGAATATCTTTTTTATCCAGGGACGTCACAGGAAGCCATTGAATATTTGGCAAAAGTTCGAGAAGAAATTGATTCTTTTGAGTTTCGTCCGGGTACTATGGATGATGCCTTTATTGCACTTACAGGAAGAGAGGTTCGCTAA
- a CDS encoding isoprenyl transferase, producing MFGFFKKDKAAEVEVPIQVPNHIGIIMDGNGRWAKRRMQPRVFGHKAGMEALQKVTKAANKLGVKVITVYAFSTENWTRPDQEVKFIMNLPVEFYDNYVPELHANNVKIQMIGETDRLPKPTFEALTKAEELTKNNTGLILNFALNYGGRAEITQAVKLISQDVLDAKINPGDITEELIGNYLFTQHLPKDVRDPDLIIRTSGELRLSNFLPWQGAYSELYFMDTLWPDFDEEALQEAILAYNRRHRRFGGV from the coding sequence ATGTTTGGATTTTTTAAGAAAGATAAAGCTGCAGAAGTAGAGGTTCCAATACAGGTTCCTAATCATATTGGCATCATCATGGATGGGAATGGTCGCTGGGCTAAAAGACGCATGCAACCACGGGTTTTTGGTCATAAGGCAGGGATGGAAGCCCTCCAAAAGGTGACTAAGGCGGCCAACAAACTGGGCGTTAAGGTCATCACGGTTTATGCCTTTTCAACGGAAAATTGGACGCGTCCGGATCAGGAAGTCAAGTTTATCATGAACTTACCAGTCGAGTTTTATGATAACTATGTTCCTGAATTGCATGCAAATAATGTTAAAATTCAGATGATTGGTGAGACGGACCGTCTGCCTAAGCCGACTTTTGAAGCTTTGACAAAAGCAGAGGAATTGACTAAGAACAATACGGGTTTGATTCTCAATTTTGCTCTTAACTATGGTGGACGTGCTGAGATTACACAGGCTGTTAAGCTGATTTCTCAGGATGTTTTAGATGCGAAAATCAATCCGGGTGATATCACAGAGGAATTGATTGGCAATTATCTCTTCACCCAACATTTACCTAAGGATGTGCGAGATCCGGACTTGATTATTCGTACCAGTGGAGAATTACGCTTGAGCAATTTCCTTCCATGGCAGGGGGCATATAGTGAGCTCTATTTTATGGATACCCTGTGGCCTGATTTTGACGAGGAAGCCTTACAGGAAGCAATTCTTGCCTACAATCGTCGTCATCGCCGATTTGGAGGAGTTTAG
- a CDS encoding phosphatidate cytidylyltransferase, whose translation MTKDLQERTLFAGLALLIFLPVLFVGGLLLQIGIGLLAMLGVHELLHMKGLKTMTIEGTLTLLATFALTIPLENYLTFLPVDGNVVAYSVLITIMLGMTVFSRSYTIEDAAFPIAVSFYVGFGFNALLDARVAGFDKVLLALFIVWATDSAAYLTGMNFGRHKLAPRVSPNKSIEGFVGGILGAVLITVIFMLVDSTVALPYGIYRMSLFAAFFSVAGQFGDLIESAMKRHFGVKDSGKFIPGHGGVLDRFDSMLIVFPMMHLFGLF comes from the coding sequence ATGACCAAGGATTTACAAGAGAGAACACTGTTTGCCGGACTGGCTCTGCTTATCTTCCTTCCCGTCTTGTTTGTTGGCGGGCTCCTGTTGCAGATAGGGATTGGCTTGTTAGCAATGCTAGGCGTCCATGAGCTCCTGCACATGAAGGGACTAAAGACCATGACCATTGAGGGCACCTTGACCCTCCTTGCAACCTTTGCACTCACAATCCCCTTAGAAAATTACCTAACTTTTTTGCCGGTTGATGGCAATGTAGTGGCCTACAGTGTTTTGATTACAATTATGTTAGGGATGACAGTTTTCAGTAGAAGCTATACGATTGAAGATGCAGCCTTTCCAATTGCTGTGAGTTTTTATGTTGGTTTTGGTTTCAATGCCTTACTAGATGCTCGGGTGGCAGGTTTTGACAAGGTACTTTTGGCCCTTTTTATCGTTTGGGCGACAGATAGCGCAGCCTACCTGACAGGGATGAATTTTGGTAGACATAAGTTGGCGCCGAGAGTTTCTCCTAATAAGAGTATTGAGGGCTTTGTCGGGGGTATTCTAGGTGCGGTACTGATAACAGTGATTTTCATGTTAGTGGACAGCACAGTTGCTCTTCCTTATGGGATTTATAGAATGAGTCTCTTTGCAGCCTTCTTCAGTGTAGCAGGTCAGTTTGGTGACTTGATTGAGAGTGCCATGAAACGCCATTTCGGTGTCAAGGATTCTGGAAAATTTATCCCTGGACATGGTGGTGTGTTGGATCGCTTTGACAGCATGCTGATTGTGTTTCCAATGATGCACTTATTTGGCCTGTTTTAA